TTGCGGAGGCCGCGCTGCTGGTCGGTCTGGTGCAGGCCCCCTCCAGTCTGGATCCACGGCGGTTTGCGGAGGCGGCGCTGAAGCGGCGCAACCTGGTGATCGACGTGATGGTGCGCGACGGGGTCATCGGCGCCGCCGACGGTGACCTGGCCAAGTCCGCGCCGCTCGGGCTGCGCGACGGGGGCGGGCGGCCGACCGGCGAGTACCCCGACTATATCCAACTGGTGCGCCGCCAACTGCAACGTGACTATCGCGACGAGGACCTGCGCTCCGAGGGTCTGCGCGTCTTCACCACGCTCGACCCGCTGATTCAGTCTGCGGTGGAGGCCGCGCTGCCGAAACGGCTGCGCGAATTGGAGAAGTCACACGGGATGCGCGTCGGCACCCTGGAGACCGCGGCGGTCGTCACCTCGGTCACCAACGGTGAGGTGCTGGCCCTGGCGGGCGGGCGCCAGGCGGGCTACGCGGGGTTCAATCGCGCCCTGGACACCGTACGCTCGATCGGCTCCCTGGTGAAGCCGGCGGTCTATCTGGCGGCCCTGTCCAATCCCAAGCGCTATACGCTGACGACCAACATCCCGGATCAGCCTTACAGTTTGCGGATCGGGGGTGATCTCTGGTCGCCTCAGAACTACGATCACTCGGTCCACGGCTCCGTGCCGCTGTATCAGGCCCTTGCGCATTCCTGGAATTTGGCGACCGTCAATCTGGGGATGAGTATCGGGGTCAAGGAGGTGGCCGAAACACTCTATCGCCTGGGTGCCCAACGGCGGATTGTCGCGGTACCGGCCATGATGTTGGGGTCCGTCTCCCTGTCACCCTTGGAGGTGGCCCAGATCTACCAGACGATTGGCGCGGGCGGTTACCGCGCCCCCCTGCGCGCGATCCGCGAGGTGATGGACGTGAACGGTCGCCCGCTCAACCGCTATCCCCTGGCGGTGGAGGCGGTGGTCGACCCGCGGGCGGCCTATCTGACCGGCTGGGCGATGCAGCAGGTGGTCCGCCAGGGAACCGCCAAGTGGCTCGGCAATCGCCTGCCCAGCGGCCTGACCATGGCCGGCAAGACCGGTACGACCGACGACGGGCGCGACAGTTGGTTTGCCGGTTTCAGCGGCGATAAGGTCGCCGTCGTGTGGATGGGGCGTGATGACTACAAGCCCACGGGGTTTGCCGGCGGTACCGGGGCGCTGCGCGTCTGGGCCGAGTTCATGCTGGCGATCCCGAACGAGCCACTCACGCAGTCGCCCCCGGAGGGCGTCGTGCTGTCGGGTGCCTGCGGCCAATCCGGCATACCCTATATCGTGGGTAGTGGGCCGGCGGGCGGCGGGTGTGCGGACAAGGCGGACACCCGGTCCGCCGCGAAACGCTCGGATGCGCCCAAAGGCCGTGCCGATGAGCCGCCGCAAGCGCCCGCGGCGGCCCGTCCCGCGGCGGTCCCCGCGCCGACCTCCGCTCCCAAGCCGAAGCCGCAGCCGCAGCCGAAGCCGCAGCCACCGACTGAAAATCTCTTCTTGAGCAATTCGTAGCCGATGTTCAACGCCCCTCGAATCCTTGTCTGCATCTGTCTCCCGGTCTGCGGATTGGCGGCCTGCGCGATGGGCCCGCGCGAAGGCCCGCCGGCGCCGGTGGTGACCCTCTCACCGCGGATGGACTCGCCACCGCCGGCGATGCCGACGCCGGCCGAAGTCGCCCCCGTGGCACCCGTGGTGGTCGCAGCGGTGGCCAAGGCGCCGCCGAAGCCCGCGGCATCCAAGAAGCAGGCGACTGCGGTCTATGCCTACCGCGAGCCGGGGTCTGAGCCGGAACCGGAACCGGAACCGGAACCGGAACCGCCGTCGGCAGTGGCCGCTGCCCCCGCACCGCAGGCGCCGGCGGCCCCGGCCGTCGCCCAAGCGTCGCGGCCGGCGGCCGCCGCTCCCGTCGTCAAGGTCCTGGTGCCGACCCAGCCTGCGGTGAAACCGCCGACGGTCGCGGCAGCGACCGCCAAGTCGGTACCCGTCGCCG
The DNA window shown above is from Candidatus Thiodictyon syntrophicum and carries:
- the mrcB gene encoding penicillin-binding protein 1B; protein product: MPNTYSSDHSGRHPPPRPRRRISGFLLRWALLVGVAVGLAGALYGVHLDRVVRAKFEGKRWALPARVFARPLEIYVDRPLTPEQLDAELARLNYRQVTDPTADGTYSRDGGRFVVHTRSFRFWDGEEPGRLLELDLKDAKVAALRDAGDGSAPALVRLEAALIASIYPTHNEDRVLVKRKDLPDLLVRTLLAVEDRSFFSHSGIDPRGIIRAGYHNLRAGSVVEGASTLTQQLVKNFYLTADRTMTRKLNEAYMALLLEWRYNKDDILEAYANEIYLGQDGSRGIHGFGLASSFFFNRDLDELGIAEAALLVGLVQAPSSLDPRRFAEAALKRRNLVIDVMVRDGVIGAADGDLAKSAPLGLRDGGGRPTGEYPDYIQLVRRQLQRDYRDEDLRSEGLRVFTTLDPLIQSAVEAALPKRLRELEKSHGMRVGTLETAAVVTSVTNGEVLALAGGRQAGYAGFNRALDTVRSIGSLVKPAVYLAALSNPKRYTLTTNIPDQPYSLRIGGDLWSPQNYDHSVHGSVPLYQALAHSWNLATVNLGMSIGVKEVAETLYRLGAQRRIVAVPAMMLGSVSLSPLEVAQIYQTIGAGGYRAPLRAIREVMDVNGRPLNRYPLAVEAVVDPRAAYLTGWAMQQVVRQGTAKWLGNRLPSGLTMAGKTGTTDDGRDSWFAGFSGDKVAVVWMGRDDYKPTGFAGGTGALRVWAEFMLAIPNEPLTQSPPEGVVLSGACGQSGIPYIVGSGPAGGGCADKADTRSAAKRSDAPKGRADEPPQAPAAARPAAVPAPTSAPKPKPQPQPKPQPPTENLFLSNS